A window from Eubalaena glacialis isolate mEubGla1 chromosome 1, mEubGla1.1.hap2.+ XY, whole genome shotgun sequence encodes these proteins:
- the OGA gene encoding protein O-GlcNAcase, with the protein MVQKESQAALEERESELNSNPAASAGASLEPQAAPAPGEDNPTGAGGAAVAGAAGGARRFLCGVVEGFYGRPWVMEQRKELFRRLQKWELNTYLYAPKDDYKHRMFWREMYSVEEAEQLMTLISAAREYEIEFIYAISPGLDITFSNPKEVSTLKRKLDQVSQFGCRSFALLFDDIDHNMCAADKEVFSSFAHAQVSITNEIYQYLGEPETFLFCPTEYCGTFCYPNVSQSPYLRTVGEKLLPGIEVLWTGPKVVSKEIPVESIEEVSKIIKRAPVIWDNIHANDYDQKRLFLGPYKGRSTELIPRLKGVLTNPNCEFEANYVAIHTLATWYKSNMNGVRKDVVMTDSEDSTVSIQIKLENEGSDEDIETDVLYSPQMALKLALTEWLQEFGVPHQYSSRQVAHSGAKANVVDGTPLVAAPSLNATTVVTTVYQEPIMSQGAALSGEPTALTKEEEKKQPDEEPMDMVVEKQEETDHKNDNQILTEIVEAKMAEELKPMDTDKESIAESKSPEMSMQEDCISDIAPMQTDEQTNKEQFVPGPNEKPLYTAEPVTLEDLQLLADLFYLPYEHGPKGAQMLREFQWLRANSSVVSVNCKGKDSEKIEEWRSRAAKFEEMCGLVMGMFTRLSNCANRTILYDMYSYVWDIKSIMSMVKSFVQWLGCRSHSSAQFLIGDQEPWAFRGGLAGEFQRLLPIDGANDLFFQPPPLTPTSKVYTIRPYFPKDEASVYKICREMYDDGVGLPFQSQPDLIGDKLVGGLLSLSLDYCFVLEDEDGICGYALGTVDVTPFIKKCKISWIPFMQEKYTKPNGDKELSEAEKIMLSFHEEQEVLPETFLANFPSLIKMDIHKKVTDPSVAKSMMACLLSSLKANGSRGAFCEVRPDDKRILEFYSKLGCFEIAKMEGFPKDVVILGRSL; encoded by the exons GATTTTATGGAAGACCATGGGTTATGGAGCAGAGAAAAGAACTCTTTAGaag GCTCCAGAAATGGgaattaaatacatatttgtatGCTCCAAAAGATGACTACAAACATAGGATGTTTTGGCGAGAGATGTATTCAGTGGAGGAAGCtg AGCAACTTATGACTCTCATCTCTGCTGCACGGGAATATGAGATAGAGTTCATCTATGCTATCTCACCTGGATTGGATATTACCTTTTCTAACCCCAAGGAAGTATCTACATTGAAACGCAAACTGGACCAG gttTCTCAGTTTGGATGCAGGTCATTTGCCTTGCTTTTTGATGATATTGACCATAATATGTGTGCAGCTGACAAAGAGGTATTCAGTTCTTTTGCTCATGCCCAGGTCTCCATCACAAATGAAATTTATCAGTACCTAGGAGAGCCAGAAACTTTCCTCTTCTGTCCCACAG AATATTGTGGCACTTTCTGTTATCCAAATGTGTCTCAGTCTCCTTATTTAAGGACTGTGGGTGAAAAGCTCCTACCTGGAATTGAGGTGCTGTGGACAG GTCCCAAAGTTGTTTCTAAAGAAATTCCAGTAGAATCCATTGAAGAGGTTTCTAAGATTATTAAGAGAGCTCCAGTAATCTGGGATAACATTCATGCTAATGATTATGATCAGAAGAGACTATTTCTGGGCCCATACAAAGGAAGATCTACAGAACTGATCCCGCGGTTAAAAGGAGTCTTGACTAATCCAAATTGTGAATTTGAAGCCAACTATGTTGCTATCCACACCCTTGCCACCTGGTACAAATCAAACATGAATGGAGTGAGGAAAGATGTAGTGATGA CTGATAGTGAAGACAGTACTGTGTCGATCCAGATAAAGTTAGAAAATGAAGGCAGTGATGAAGATATAGAAACTGATGTACTCTATAGTCCACAGATGGCTCTAAAGTTAGCTTTAACAGAATGGTTGCAGGAGTTTGGCGTACCTCATCAGTACAGCA GTAGGCAAGTTGCACACAGTGGGGCTAAAGCAAATGTAGTAGATGGGactcctctagttgcagcacccTCTTTAAATGCCACAACTGTAGTTACAACCGTTTACCAGGAGCCCATTATGAGCCAGGGAGCAGCCTTGAGTGGTGAGCCTACAGCTCTgaccaaggaagaagaaaagaaacagccaGATGAGGAACCCATGGACATGGTAgtggaaaaacaggaagaaacagacCACAAGAATGACAATCAAATACTAACTGAAATTGTTGAAGCTAAAATGGCGGAGGAATTGAAACCAATGGACACTGATAAAGAGAGCATAGCTGAATCAAAATCCCCAGAGATGTCTATGCAGGAAGATTGCATTAGTGATATTGCCCCGATGCAGACTGATGAACAGACAAACAAGGAGCAGTTTGTGCCTGGTCCAAATGAGAAGCCTTTGTACACTGCAGAACCGGTAACTCTGGAGGATTTGCAGTTACTTGCTGACCTATTCTACCTTCCTTATGAGCATGGACCCAAAGGAGCGCAGATGTTACGGGAGTTCCAGTGGCTTCGAGCAAATAGCAGTGTTGTCAGTGTCAATTGTAaaggaaaagactctgaaaaa ATTGAAGAATGGCGGTCGCGGGCAGCCAAGTTTGAAGAGATGTGCGGACTAGTGATGGGCATGTTCACTCGGCTCTCCAATTGTGCCAACAGGACAATCCTTTATGACATGTACTCCTATGTTTGGGATATCAAGAGTATAATGTCTATGGTGAAGTCTTTTGTACAGTGGTTAG GGTGTCGTAGTCATTCTTCAGCACAGTTCTTAATTGGAGACCAAGAACCCTGGGCCTTTAGAGGTGGTCTAGCAGGAGAGTTCCAG cGTTTGCTGCCAATTGATGGGGCAAATGACCTCTTTTTTCAACCACCCCCACTGACTCCAACCTCCAAAGTTTATACTATCAGACCATACTTTCCTAAAGATGAG GCTTCCGTGTACAAGATTTGCAGAGAAATGTATGACGATGGAGTCGGTTTACCTTTTCAAAGTCAGCCTGACCTTATTGGAGACAA GTTAGTAGGAGGGCTGCTTTCCCTCAGCCTGGATTACTGTTTTGTCCTAGAAGATGAAGATGGCATATGTGGTTATGCCCTGGGCACTGTAGATGTGACCCccttcattaaaaaatgtaaaatttcctgGATTCCCTTCATGCAGGAGAAGTATACCAAACCAAATGGTGACAAAGAACTCTCTGAGGCTGAG AAAATTATGTTGAGTTTCCATGAAGAACAGGAGGTGTTGCCAGAAACTTTCCTTGCCAACTTCCCTTCTCTGATAAAGATGGATATTCACAAAAAAGTAACTGATCCAAGTGTAGCCAAAAGCATGATGGCTTGCCTCCTGTCTTCACTGAAGGCTAATG gcTCTCGAGGGGCTTTCTGTGAAGTGAGACCTGATGATAAAAGAATTTTGGAATTTTACAGCAAGTTAGGCTGTTTTGAAATTGCAAAAATGGAAGGATTTCCAAAGGATGTGGTTATACTTGGTCGGAGCCTGTGA
- the NPM3 gene encoding nucleoplasmin-3: MAAGAAAAALAFLSQESRARAGGIGGLRVPTPVTMDSFFFGCELSGHTRSFTFKVEEEDDAEHVLALTMLCLTEGAKDECNVVEVVARNHDHQEIAVPVANLKLSCQPMLSLDDFQLQPPVTFRLKSGSGPVRITGRHQIVTISNDVSEEESEEEGSEEEEAELCPILPAKKQGGRF; this comes from the exons ATGGCCGCCGGCGCTGCTGCCGCCGCCTTGGCCTTTCTGAGTCAGGAGAGCCGAGCCCGGGCCGGGGGGATCGGCGGTCTGCGAGTCCCTACCCCGGTCACTATGGACAGTTTTTTCTTCG GCTGTGAGCTCTCAGGCCACACCCGCTCTTTCACCTTCAAGGTAGAGGAAGAGGATGATGCGGAGCACGTGCTGGCTTTGACCATG ctctgcctcacCGAGGGGGCCAAAGATGAGTGTAATGTGGTAGAAGTCGTGGCCCGGAATCATGACCACCAGGAGATCGCAGTCCCTGTGGCCAACCTCAAGTTGTCCTGCCAACCCATG CTCAGTTTGGATGACTTCCAGCTCCAACCACCTGTAACCTTCCGCCTGAAGTCAGGTTCTGGCCCTGTGCGGATCACTGGGCGGCACCAGATTG TTACTATAAGCAATGATGTTTCTGAGGAAGAGAGCGAAGAAGAGGGCAGTGAGGAGGAGGAAGCTGAGTTGTGCCCCATCCTGCCTGCCAAGAAGCAGGGGGGCAGGTTCTAA
- the FGF8 gene encoding fibroblast growth factor 8 isoform X2 translates to MGSPRSALSCLLLHLLVLCLQAQEGPGGGPALGREPALDRELASLFRAGRESQGVSQQHVREQSLVTDQLSRRLIRTYQLYSRTSGKHVQVLANKRINAMAEDGDPFAKLIVETDTFGSRVRVRGAETGLYICMNKKGKLIAKSNGKGKDCVFTEIVLENNYTALQNAKYEGWYMAFTRKGRPRKGSKTRQHQREVHFMKRLPRGHHTTEQSLRFEFLNYPPFTRSLRGSQRTWAPEPR, encoded by the exons ATGGGCAGCCCCCGCTCGGCGCTGAGCTGCCT GCTGTTGCACTTGCTGGTTCTCTGCCTCCAAGCCCAG GAAGGCCCGGGCGGGGGGCCTGCGCTGGGCAGGGAGCCTGCGCTGGACAGGGAGCTCGCTTCCCTGTTCCGAGCTGGCCGGGAGTCCCAGGGTGTTTCCCAACAG CATGTGAGGGAGCAGAGCCTGGTGACGGATCAGCTCAGCCGCCGTCTCATCCGGACCTACCAACTCTACAGCCGCACCAGCGGGAAGCACGTGCAGGTCCTGGCCAACAAGCGCATCAACGCCATGGCAGAAGACGGGGACCCCTTTG CAAAGCTCATTGTGGAGACAGACACCTTTGGGAGCCGGGTTCGAGTCCGAGGAGCTGAGACAGGCCTCTACATCTGCATGAACAAGAAGGGGAAGCTGATTGCCAAG AGCAACGGCAAAGGCAAGGATTGTGTGTTCACGGAGATCGTGCTGGAGAACAACTACACGGCCCTGCAGAACGCCAAGTACGAGGGCTGGTACATGGCCTTCACGCGCAAGGGTCGGCCCCGCAAGGGCTCCAAGACTCGGCAGCACCAGCGCGAGGTCCACTTCATGAAGCGACTGCCCCGCGGCCATCACACCACAGAGCAGAGCCTGCGCTTCGAGTTCCTCAACTACCCGCCCTTCACGCGCAGTCTGCGCGGCAGCCAGAGGACTTGGGCCCCCGAGCCCCGATAG
- the FGF8 gene encoding fibroblast growth factor 8 isoform X1 → MGSPRSALSCLLLHLLVLCLQAQEGPGGGPALGREPALDRELASLFRAGRESQGVSQQVTVQSSPNFTQHVREQSLVTDQLSRRLIRTYQLYSRTSGKHVQVLANKRINAMAEDGDPFAKLIVETDTFGSRVRVRGAETGLYICMNKKGKLIAKSNGKGKDCVFTEIVLENNYTALQNAKYEGWYMAFTRKGRPRKGSKTRQHQREVHFMKRLPRGHHTTEQSLRFEFLNYPPFTRSLRGSQRTWAPEPR, encoded by the exons ATGGGCAGCCCCCGCTCGGCGCTGAGCTGCCT GCTGTTGCACTTGCTGGTTCTCTGCCTCCAAGCCCAG GAAGGCCCGGGCGGGGGGCCTGCGCTGGGCAGGGAGCCTGCGCTGGACAGGGAGCTCGCTTCCCTGTTCCGAGCTGGCCGGGAGTCCCAGGGTGTTTCCCAACAG GTAACTGTTCAGTCCTCACCTAATTTTACACAGCATGTGAGGGAGCAGAGCCTGGTGACGGATCAGCTCAGCCGCCGTCTCATCCGGACCTACCAACTCTACAGCCGCACCAGCGGGAAGCACGTGCAGGTCCTGGCCAACAAGCGCATCAACGCCATGGCAGAAGACGGGGACCCCTTTG CAAAGCTCATTGTGGAGACAGACACCTTTGGGAGCCGGGTTCGAGTCCGAGGAGCTGAGACAGGCCTCTACATCTGCATGAACAAGAAGGGGAAGCTGATTGCCAAG AGCAACGGCAAAGGCAAGGATTGTGTGTTCACGGAGATCGTGCTGGAGAACAACTACACGGCCCTGCAGAACGCCAAGTACGAGGGCTGGTACATGGCCTTCACGCGCAAGGGTCGGCCCCGCAAGGGCTCCAAGACTCGGCAGCACCAGCGCGAGGTCCACTTCATGAAGCGACTGCCCCGCGGCCATCACACCACAGAGCAGAGCCTGCGCTTCGAGTTCCTCAACTACCCGCCCTTCACGCGCAGTCTGCGCGGCAGCCAGAGGACTTGGGCCCCCGAGCCCCGATAG
- the FGF8 gene encoding fibroblast growth factor 8 isoform X3, with translation MGSPRSALSCLLLHLLVLCLQAQVTVQSSPNFTQHVREQSLVTDQLSRRLIRTYQLYSRTSGKHVQVLANKRINAMAEDGDPFAKLIVETDTFGSRVRVRGAETGLYICMNKKGKLIAKSNGKGKDCVFTEIVLENNYTALQNAKYEGWYMAFTRKGRPRKGSKTRQHQREVHFMKRLPRGHHTTEQSLRFEFLNYPPFTRSLRGSQRTWAPEPR, from the exons ATGGGCAGCCCCCGCTCGGCGCTGAGCTGCCT GCTGTTGCACTTGCTGGTTCTCTGCCTCCAAGCCCAG GTAACTGTTCAGTCCTCACCTAATTTTACACAGCATGTGAGGGAGCAGAGCCTGGTGACGGATCAGCTCAGCCGCCGTCTCATCCGGACCTACCAACTCTACAGCCGCACCAGCGGGAAGCACGTGCAGGTCCTGGCCAACAAGCGCATCAACGCCATGGCAGAAGACGGGGACCCCTTTG CAAAGCTCATTGTGGAGACAGACACCTTTGGGAGCCGGGTTCGAGTCCGAGGAGCTGAGACAGGCCTCTACATCTGCATGAACAAGAAGGGGAAGCTGATTGCCAAG AGCAACGGCAAAGGCAAGGATTGTGTGTTCACGGAGATCGTGCTGGAGAACAACTACACGGCCCTGCAGAACGCCAAGTACGAGGGCTGGTACATGGCCTTCACGCGCAAGGGTCGGCCCCGCAAGGGCTCCAAGACTCGGCAGCACCAGCGCGAGGTCCACTTCATGAAGCGACTGCCCCGCGGCCATCACACCACAGAGCAGAGCCTGCGCTTCGAGTTCCTCAACTACCCGCCCTTCACGCGCAGTCTGCGCGGCAGCCAGAGGACTTGGGCCCCCGAGCCCCGATAG
- the FGF8 gene encoding fibroblast growth factor 8 isoform X4, with product MGSPRSALSCLLLHLLVLCLQAQHVREQSLVTDQLSRRLIRTYQLYSRTSGKHVQVLANKRINAMAEDGDPFAKLIVETDTFGSRVRVRGAETGLYICMNKKGKLIAKSNGKGKDCVFTEIVLENNYTALQNAKYEGWYMAFTRKGRPRKGSKTRQHQREVHFMKRLPRGHHTTEQSLRFEFLNYPPFTRSLRGSQRTWAPEPR from the exons ATGGGCAGCCCCCGCTCGGCGCTGAGCTGCCT GCTGTTGCACTTGCTGGTTCTCTGCCTCCAAGCCCAG CATGTGAGGGAGCAGAGCCTGGTGACGGATCAGCTCAGCCGCCGTCTCATCCGGACCTACCAACTCTACAGCCGCACCAGCGGGAAGCACGTGCAGGTCCTGGCCAACAAGCGCATCAACGCCATGGCAGAAGACGGGGACCCCTTTG CAAAGCTCATTGTGGAGACAGACACCTTTGGGAGCCGGGTTCGAGTCCGAGGAGCTGAGACAGGCCTCTACATCTGCATGAACAAGAAGGGGAAGCTGATTGCCAAG AGCAACGGCAAAGGCAAGGATTGTGTGTTCACGGAGATCGTGCTGGAGAACAACTACACGGCCCTGCAGAACGCCAAGTACGAGGGCTGGTACATGGCCTTCACGCGCAAGGGTCGGCCCCGCAAGGGCTCCAAGACTCGGCAGCACCAGCGCGAGGTCCACTTCATGAAGCGACTGCCCCGCGGCCATCACACCACAGAGCAGAGCCTGCGCTTCGAGTTCCTCAACTACCCGCCCTTCACGCGCAGTCTGCGCGGCAGCCAGAGGACTTGGGCCCCCGAGCCCCGATAG